The proteins below come from a single Parageobacillus thermoglucosidasius genomic window:
- a CDS encoding cache domain-containing sensor histidine kinase, protein MDNLPIRYKLISLLLVITILPSIGLGSLIGWAVDRIMERQINENTSQLINQVNKTLEFYVSNMQNITYLVAFNPDVKRFLTEREGMQGMNDDYSIRQFLQGLTTLYPEVAGILIVNRNGEYISNEMYARSPKPLTEETWYQEAVKNKGIFKIIGHPMNRNVITHANYTNKEVVSVVRAILNPSTQEVEGVVLIDLKLRVIAEATKNVRLGKWGYLMVIDHRGENIYIPAKPFIKEIPRQWFRGDFGAFSKKVHGQYLQFIYQRSPFTNWTTIGVFSNQESALEIKEIRFYVTSFVFFVCLIGIGASYYLAYSMSRPISRLIVFMKKVEAGDLSSRYHDDRADEIGVLGRNFNHMLDQIQRFISLAEWQERQRWEAELRSLQAHIKPHFLYNTLDTIQWMARKKGAEDIAEVVEALSKLFRIGLSKGKDIISFAEEIEHVRSYLSIQKTRYKDKLHYTFDIAPELQKLFVLKLVLQPIVENAIYHGIKQRRGPGHIWIQAEEQEGRLLIRVKDDGVGMSLEKLASLRESLSIDFTLGDTEKKMKNIKGYGMVNVQARLQLTFGNSYGLWIDSEEGRGTTVTIVHPMIRHIT, encoded by the coding sequence ATGGACAATTTACCGATTCGTTATAAGCTCATTTCTCTTTTATTAGTCATTACTATTTTACCTTCGATTGGATTAGGCAGTTTGATCGGCTGGGCCGTTGACCGTATTATGGAGCGGCAAATTAACGAAAATACTTCTCAGCTGATTAATCAAGTAAACAAGACATTAGAGTTTTATGTCAGTAATATGCAAAATATTACGTATTTAGTCGCGTTTAATCCCGATGTAAAAAGATTCCTAACCGAACGGGAGGGGATGCAAGGAATGAACGACGATTATTCTATTCGTCAGTTTTTGCAAGGGCTTACCACATTATATCCAGAAGTGGCAGGGATTCTTATTGTGAACCGGAACGGTGAATACATTAGTAATGAAATGTATGCCCGTTCGCCTAAACCGCTTACAGAAGAAACATGGTACCAAGAAGCGGTAAAAAATAAAGGGATTTTTAAAATTATTGGGCACCCAATGAATCGGAATGTTATCACACATGCCAACTATACGAACAAGGAAGTGGTTTCTGTCGTGCGTGCTATTTTAAATCCGAGCACACAAGAGGTGGAGGGGGTGGTGTTAATTGATTTAAAACTGAGGGTGATTGCCGAGGCGACGAAAAATGTTCGTTTAGGAAAGTGGGGGTATTTGATGGTTATTGATCATCGCGGTGAAAATATTTATATTCCAGCGAAACCGTTCATAAAAGAAATTCCACGGCAATGGTTTCGTGGAGATTTTGGAGCATTTTCGAAAAAAGTCCATGGACAATACCTTCAATTTATTTATCAGCGCTCTCCTTTTACTAACTGGACCACCATCGGGGTGTTTTCCAATCAAGAATCTGCTTTAGAAATAAAAGAGATTCGTTTTTATGTGACAAGCTTTGTCTTTTTTGTATGTTTAATCGGTATAGGAGCGTCCTATTATTTGGCGTATTCCATGTCAAGACCAATCAGCCGGTTAATAGTTTTTATGAAAAAGGTAGAAGCAGGAGATTTATCTAGTCGTTATCATGATGATCGAGCGGATGAGATTGGGGTGTTAGGTAGGAATTTTAACCATATGCTTGACCAAATTCAACGTTTTATTTCCCTTGCGGAATGGCAGGAACGACAACGATGGGAAGCGGAATTGCGCAGTTTACAAGCGCATATTAAACCACATTTTCTTTATAATACGTTAGATACGATTCAGTGGATGGCAAGGAAAAAAGGAGCGGAAGATATAGCCGAAGTAGTAGAAGCCTTGTCTAAACTATTCCGTATTGGGTTAAGCAAGGGGAAGGATATCATCTCCTTTGCGGAAGAAATTGAACATGTTCGGAGTTACTTGAGTATTCAAAAAACAAGGTATAAAGATAAATTACATTATACGTTCGATATTGCTCCAGAATTACAAAAATTATTTGTGTTGAAATTGGTATTACAACCGATTGTCGAAAATGCGATTTATCACGGCATTAAACAACGGAGAGGGCCTGGGCATATTTGGATACAGGCTGAAGAGCAGGAAGGACGCCTTCTTATTCGCGTAAAGGATGACGGAGTAGGAATGTCGCTGGAAAAGCTGGCTTCTTTGAGAGAAAGTTTATCGATTGATTTTACGTTAGGAGATACCGAAAAGAAAATGAAAAACATCAAAGGGTATGGAATGGTCAACGTGCAAGCACGGCTGCAATTAACATTTGGCAACTCCTATGGGTTATGGATTGACAGTGAAGAAGGACGAGGCACGACAGTCACGATTGTGCATCCAATGATTAGACATATTACCTAG
- a CDS encoding response regulator transcription factor: protein MKKWKVLIADDEEIIREGIREVVNWDEFQMEVVAEAEDGEEALELSLKHNIDMLLVDLNMPIMDGITLMKHIRQKLPDCRMIVITGYDEFAYAQEALRLQVDDYILKPANPKQLHEVISKVKKELEREREQKGYVELLSNQIQKNLPLLRQQFCLAWVGGEMTETEVMKQLPLLQLPSSCPNQVAIVYWSEFFANQPVMNERDKQLFLFAIENIISELLEVYEKVVFRDPFGLIVLCIWGHVTEEMWNQLEESVKKYLNMKINIYTETVKGRLLQVADAYEQCKTRIYNESHISPIVRRAKQYIQEHFSDPDLTLESVAQYLNVSPVYLSRIIKQELGTSFVSLLTKTRIKKAIELLISTDLSIHEISERVGYDTQHYFSTAFKKAVGVSPNQYRKGASLPDSMRKHHL from the coding sequence GTGAAAAAGTGGAAAGTGCTTATTGCTGATGATGAGGAGATTATTCGTGAGGGGATAAGAGAAGTGGTAAACTGGGACGAGTTTCAGATGGAAGTGGTGGCGGAGGCAGAGGACGGAGAAGAGGCGTTGGAACTTTCACTAAAACACAACATTGATATGTTATTAGTCGATTTAAACATGCCCATTATGGATGGAATTACATTGATGAAACATATACGGCAAAAGCTTCCCGACTGTAGAATGATTGTCATTACAGGATATGATGAGTTTGCCTACGCTCAAGAGGCGCTGCGCCTGCAGGTTGATGACTATATTTTAAAACCAGCCAATCCAAAACAATTACATGAGGTAATAAGCAAAGTGAAGAAAGAATTAGAACGGGAAAGGGAACAAAAAGGGTATGTAGAATTACTATCGAACCAAATTCAGAAAAACCTTCCTCTTCTTCGGCAACAATTTTGTTTGGCATGGGTTGGCGGAGAGATGACCGAGACGGAAGTCATGAAGCAATTACCATTGTTGCAACTTCCGTCCTCTTGTCCTAATCAGGTAGCGATCGTGTATTGGTCAGAATTTTTCGCGAACCAACCTGTTATGAATGAAAGAGATAAACAGCTGTTTTTATTTGCTATCGAAAATATCATTTCGGAATTATTGGAGGTTTATGAAAAAGTAGTATTCAGGGATCCATTTGGATTAATTGTCTTATGTATCTGGGGCCATGTTACCGAAGAGATGTGGAATCAATTAGAAGAATCTGTAAAAAAATATTTGAACATGAAAATAAATATATATACAGAGACAGTGAAGGGAAGACTTTTACAAGTAGCTGATGCCTATGAGCAATGTAAAACAAGGATTTATAATGAATCACATATTTCTCCTATCGTGCGCCGGGCCAAACAGTATATACAAGAACATTTTTCTGATCCCGATTTGACATTGGAGTCTGTTGCCCAGTATTTAAATGTTTCCCCAGTTTACTTGAGCCGCATCATCAAACAAGAATTAGGCACCTCGTTTGTTAGCTTATTAACCAAAACACGCATAAAAAAAGCGATCGAGCTATTGATTTCTACCGATCTTTCTATTCATGAAATATCTGAACGGGTAGGTTACGATACACAACATTATTTTAGTACGGCTTTTAAAAAAGCGGTAGGAGTTTCACCTAATCAATACCGCAAAGGAGCATCATTGCCGGATAGTATGCGAAAACATCATTTATAA
- the chvE gene encoding multiple monosaccharide ABC transporter substrate-binding protein, whose protein sequence is MKRFLSVLVLLTFVFTLSACSGIGTNGGDAGFVGISMPTKSSERWIRDGKSMVKEFKKLGYKTDLQYAEDVVENQVSQIENMITKGVNVLVIAPIDGEALTDVLEKAHKQGIKVISYDRLIKNSKYVDYYATFDNFKVGVLQGKYIEEKLGLKEGKGPFNIELFAGSPDDNNAYFFFDGAMSVLKPYIDSGKLVVRSGQTKFDQVATLRWDGATAQARMDNLLSAHYTNARVDAVLSPYDGISIGIISSLKGVGYGTPSKPMPVITGQDAELASVKSIIAGEQTQTVFKDTRLLAKKAVEMADAVLKGKKPEVNDTKTYNNGEKVVPSYLLEPVSVDASNYEKVLIDSGYYKKEDLSK, encoded by the coding sequence ATGAAAAGATTTTTATCCGTACTGGTGTTATTGACATTTGTATTTACCTTATCAGCATGTAGTGGCATAGGAACAAATGGTGGAGATGCCGGATTTGTCGGAATATCGATGCCGACTAAATCATCGGAACGATGGATTCGAGATGGGAAAAGCATGGTAAAAGAGTTTAAGAAACTCGGTTATAAAACCGATTTGCAATATGCCGAAGATGTGGTAGAAAACCAAGTATCTCAAATTGAAAACATGATTACTAAAGGGGTGAACGTGTTAGTTATTGCACCGATTGACGGAGAAGCATTAACAGATGTATTAGAAAAAGCACATAAACAGGGAATTAAAGTCATTTCCTACGACCGCTTGATTAAAAATAGTAAGTATGTAGACTATTATGCTACTTTCGATAATTTTAAAGTAGGTGTGTTGCAAGGAAAATACATCGAAGAAAAACTTGGTCTTAAAGAAGGAAAAGGACCATTTAATATTGAGTTGTTTGCTGGATCTCCTGATGATAACAACGCGTATTTCTTCTTTGACGGAGCGATGTCTGTACTAAAACCTTACATTGATTCTGGAAAGTTAGTGGTGCGAAGTGGACAAACGAAGTTTGACCAAGTGGCTACGCTACGCTGGGATGGTGCTACTGCCCAAGCGAGAATGGACAACTTGTTAAGCGCTCATTATACGAACGCGCGAGTAGATGCCGTTTTGTCTCCGTATGATGGAATTAGTATCGGGATAATCTCTTCTCTTAAAGGGGTAGGATACGGAACTCCTAGCAAACCGATGCCTGTCATTACCGGTCAAGATGCGGAGCTAGCTTCCGTAAAATCGATTATCGCTGGAGAACAAACACAAACGGTATTTAAGGATACAAGACTATTGGCGAAGAAAGCAGTGGAAATGGCCGATGCGGTTCTCAAAGGAAAAAAACCGGAAGTGAACGATACAAAAACATATAACAACGGTGAGAAAGTCGTTCCATCGTATCTATTGGAACCGGTTTCAGTGGATGCTTCCAATTATGAAAAAGTGCTTATCGATAGCGGCTATTATAAAAAAGAAGATCTTTCTAAATAA
- the mmsA gene encoding multiple monosaccharide ABC transporter ATP-binding protein, producing MSEFILEMRGITKEFPGVKALDNVNLKVREGEIHALCGENGAGKSTLMKVLSGVYPYGTYSGEILFKGEVCKFKDIKQSEELGIVIIHQELALIPYLSIAENIFLGNERAKNGIINWNETIVKTKELLQKVGLDESPHTLVGNLGVGKQQLVEIAKALSKQVKLLILDEPTAALNEDDSENLLNLLLEFKKQGMSAIIISHKLNEISKVADSITILRDGKTIETLDMKKDNVTEDRIIRGMVGRDLTNRYPVRNPKIGDVIFEVKDWNVYHPLHSERKVIDNVSIYIRKGEIVGIAGLMGAGRTELAMSIFGKSYGKKISGKVFKNGSEIDVSDVSKAIANGIAYVSEDRKGNGLILMEDIRKNITLSRLGKIAKKLVVDENKEIVEAERFRDQLKIKTPSVFQKIEKLSGGNQQKVVLSKWIFAEPDILILDEPTRGIDVGAKYEIYTIIHQLAEEGKAILMISSELPEILGMCDRIYVMSEGRITGEVNRDEATQEKLMKLMTKTTVRRVV from the coding sequence ATGTCTGAATTCATCCTAGAAATGAGGGGAATTACCAAAGAATTCCCAGGTGTGAAAGCGCTTGACAATGTGAATTTAAAGGTAAGGGAAGGGGAAATTCACGCACTTTGCGGGGAAAATGGCGCAGGAAAGTCCACATTAATGAAAGTATTGAGCGGTGTCTATCCTTATGGTACGTATAGCGGGGAGATTTTATTCAAGGGAGAAGTATGTAAGTTTAAAGATATCAAACAGAGCGAAGAACTAGGAATAGTTATCATTCATCAAGAGTTAGCATTGATTCCTTATTTGTCGATAGCCGAAAACATATTTTTGGGAAATGAGAGAGCGAAAAATGGAATTATTAATTGGAATGAAACAATTGTCAAAACGAAAGAATTGCTACAAAAAGTAGGATTAGATGAGTCTCCGCACACATTAGTGGGGAATCTTGGAGTCGGTAAGCAGCAATTGGTCGAAATCGCCAAAGCGTTATCTAAACAAGTAAAATTATTAATTTTAGACGAACCGACAGCGGCTTTAAATGAGGATGATAGTGAAAATTTATTAAATTTGTTATTAGAATTCAAAAAGCAAGGAATGTCTGCTATTATCATCTCTCATAAGTTAAATGAAATTTCGAAAGTAGCCGACTCGATTACGATCTTACGGGATGGGAAGACGATCGAAACATTGGATATGAAAAAGGACAATGTGACAGAAGACCGCATTATTCGGGGCATGGTTGGCCGTGATTTAACGAACCGGTATCCGGTGCGAAACCCAAAAATTGGTGACGTTATCTTTGAAGTAAAAGACTGGAACGTTTATCATCCTCTTCACTCAGAACGAAAAGTCATTGACAATGTATCTATTTATATTCGCAAGGGGGAAATTGTTGGAATTGCTGGATTGATGGGCGCTGGAAGAACCGAGCTGGCGATGAGTATTTTTGGAAAGTCGTACGGCAAAAAAATTAGTGGAAAAGTGTTTAAAAACGGCTCGGAAATTGATGTTAGCGACGTCAGCAAAGCAATCGCCAACGGGATTGCCTATGTTTCAGAAGACCGCAAAGGAAACGGTCTTATCTTAATGGAAGACATTCGGAAAAATATCACACTATCTCGATTAGGTAAAATCGCGAAGAAATTGGTTGTTGATGAAAATAAAGAAATCGTAGAAGCGGAACGATTCCGTGACCAATTGAAAATTAAAACTCCAAGTGTCTTCCAAAAAATTGAAAAATTAAGCGGGGGAAACCAACAAAAAGTAGTGTTAAGCAAATGGATTTTCGCCGAGCCTGATATTCTCATTCTGGATGAACCGACCCGGGGCATCGACGTTGGGGCGAAGTATGAGATTTATACCATTATTCATCAACTAGCAGAAGAAGGAAAGGCCATTTTAATGATTTCGTCCGAATTGCCAGAAATTCTCGGCATGTGTGATCGGATTTATGTCATGAGTGAAGGCAGAATCACAGGTGAAGTAAATAGAGATGAAGCAACTCAAGAAAAGCTGATGAAATTAATGACAAAAACGACCGTTAGGAGGGTAGTGTAA
- the mmsB gene encoding multiple monosaccharide ABC transporter permease — translation MQTPAQKAVPHRSTANESKVQLLKQMMKNNMRSYGMVIALVLIILLFQVLTEGILLRPLNITNLILQNSYILVLAIGMMLVIITGHIDLSVGSVAAFVGALAGILMVQHHVPMFVTVLISLLLGALIGAWQGFWVAYVKIPAFIVTLAGMLLFRGLTMIILEGQSIAPFPKSFQNISSGFLPDLFHGQNLHIFTLVIGLIASILFIGSEIRKRNNQKKYGFAVSPAAVFGAKLIAIVAVIMVFSYVLATYEGIPTILIILATLIIAYSFVSNKTVIGRHIYAIGGNEKAAQLSGIKTKRVTFWVFVNMGVLAALSGLIFAARLNAATPKAGNLFELDAIAACFIGGASAYGGVGTISGAIIGGLVMGVINNGMSLLGLGIDWQQAIKGLVLLAAVAFDIYNKNKAA, via the coding sequence ATGCAAACACCGGCACAGAAGGCAGTTCCACATCGTTCAACAGCAAACGAAAGCAAAGTACAGCTCTTGAAACAAATGATGAAAAATAACATGAGAAGTTATGGTATGGTGATTGCACTAGTATTGATTATCCTATTATTCCAAGTTTTAACTGAAGGGATTTTGTTAAGACCGTTAAACATCACGAACTTAATCTTACAAAATAGTTATATCTTAGTATTAGCAATAGGCATGATGTTAGTCATTATTACCGGACATATTGATTTATCGGTAGGATCAGTTGCCGCATTTGTCGGAGCGCTTGCGGGAATTTTAATGGTTCAACATCATGTTCCAATGTTTGTAACAGTTCTGATTTCCTTGCTGCTTGGGGCTTTGATTGGGGCATGGCAAGGGTTTTGGGTCGCTTATGTAAAAATTCCAGCCTTTATTGTTACGCTAGCGGGAATGTTGTTATTTAGAGGATTGACGATGATCATTTTAGAAGGTCAATCGATTGCGCCTTTCCCGAAATCATTTCAAAATATTAGTTCTGGTTTTCTTCCTGACTTGTTCCATGGACAAAATCTCCATATTTTCACTCTTGTCATCGGTTTGATTGCGTCCATACTATTTATAGGGTCTGAAATTAGAAAAAGAAACAATCAGAAAAAATACGGATTTGCTGTTAGTCCTGCCGCTGTTTTTGGAGCAAAATTAATAGCGATTGTGGCGGTCATTATGGTGTTTTCTTATGTTCTTGCCACATACGAGGGGATTCCAACGATCTTGATTATTTTAGCTACGCTCATTATCGCATACTCATTCGTTTCCAATAAAACCGTAATAGGACGACATATTTATGCAATTGGCGGAAATGAAAAAGCGGCGCAATTATCTGGAATTAAAACCAAACGTGTGACATTTTGGGTGTTTGTCAATATGGGAGTGTTGGCGGCATTGTCTGGTTTGATTTTCGCGGCTCGCTTAAATGCAGCGACACCGAAGGCAGGGAATTTGTTTGAACTTGATGCGATTGCAGCTTGCTTTATCGGTGGGGCGTCTGCCTACGGTGGTGTTGGCACAATTAGTGGAGCGATTATCGGCGGGCTTGTAATGGGGGTAATAAACAATGGGATGTCCTTGCTTGGTCTGGGAATTGATTGGCAGCAAGCGATTAAAGGATTAGTATTATTAGCTGCAGTAGCATTTGACATTTATAATAAAAACAAAGCTGCTTAG
- a CDS encoding GntR family transcriptional regulator: MKEKAIPKYLQLKQEILSWILSGKLHPDEKIPTEHEIASQFQLSRHTVRQALGELEKEGWLYKIQGSGTFVSRPKQSDKVNIKTVGILTTYISDYIFPHIVRGAEETLREKGYRLLLASTDNNKERERAHLEAMIHQPLSGLIIEPTKSAQGNPNLEYYLALNNLHIPYVMINERYLEMSCPCIKMDDEGGGFLLTDHLIRLGHHRIAGFFKTDDLQGVNRLKGFIRAHQEHGVSLATNHLVSYTTEEKESKPLEIARVFLQQPEGERPTAFVCYNDELAIKLLDVIRQQGLTVPDDISVVGFDDSTFATATEVKLTTIRHPKVEMGIQAAEMLIQMIEKQNEKNINDIIYQPELIVRESTKKI, from the coding sequence ATGAAAGAGAAAGCAATCCCGAAATATCTGCAGTTAAAACAGGAAATTTTATCTTGGATTCTTTCTGGAAAATTGCATCCAGATGAAAAAATACCGACAGAGCACGAAATCGCGAGTCAATTTCAACTAAGTCGTCATACGGTTCGACAGGCGTTAGGTGAGTTGGAGAAAGAAGGATGGCTGTATAAAATTCAAGGCAGCGGTACGTTTGTTTCTAGACCGAAACAAAGCGATAAAGTCAATATCAAAACAGTAGGGATACTAACGACGTATATTTCTGATTATATTTTCCCGCACATTGTTCGCGGAGCGGAAGAAACGCTTCGTGAAAAGGGATACCGTCTATTATTAGCTAGCACGGATAATAACAAGGAAAGGGAGCGTGCACATTTAGAAGCGATGATTCATCAACCGTTAAGCGGCTTGATTATTGAGCCGACAAAAAGCGCGCAAGGGAATCCTAACTTGGAGTATTATTTAGCGTTAAATAATCTCCATATCCCTTATGTTATGATTAATGAACGATACTTAGAAATGAGTTGTCCGTGCATCAAAATGGATGACGAAGGCGGCGGATTCTTACTTACCGATCACTTAATTCGTTTAGGCCATCACCGGATTGCGGGATTTTTTAAAACGGACGATTTACAGGGAGTCAACCGATTAAAAGGGTTTATCCGTGCTCATCAGGAACATGGTGTATCGCTTGCAACAAATCATCTTGTTTCTTATACAACAGAAGAAAAGGAGTCAAAACCATTAGAGATAGCGCGCGTCTTTTTACAACAACCGGAAGGAGAAAGACCGACAGCATTTGTTTGTTATAACGACGAATTAGCGATTAAATTACTCGATGTGATTAGACAACAAGGATTAACCGTTCCGGATGATATTTCTGTGGTGGGATTTGACGATTCTACATTTGCTACGGCGACAGAAGTAAAATTAACGACCATTCGCCATCCAAAAGTGGAAATGGGGATCCAAGCAGCGGAAATGCTAATCCAGATGATTGAAAAGCAAAACGAGAAGAACATCAATGATATTATTTATCAACCTGAACTAATTGTCCGAGAGTCGACAAAAAAAATATAA
- the araD gene encoding L-ribulose-5-phosphate 4-epimerase: MLEELKQVVLEANLQLPKYRLVTFTWGNVSGIDREKGLVVIKPSGVEYGKLTRDDMVVVDLEGNVVEGYLKPSSDTPTHLLLYKEFPQIGGVVHTHSPWATVWAQAGKGIPALGTTHADYFYGEIPCTRKMTDAEIQGAYEEETGKVIVETFRLLDPMQKPGVLVYGHGPFAWGKNPYDAVHNAVVLEEVAKLAARTYYLNPSVEPIDQSLLDRHYFRKHGANAYYGQ, encoded by the coding sequence ATGCTTGAAGAATTAAAACAAGTTGTTCTGGAAGCCAACTTACAGCTCCCCAAATACCGATTAGTAACATTTACATGGGGAAACGTCAGTGGTATCGATCGGGAAAAAGGTCTTGTTGTTATAAAACCTAGCGGGGTAGAATATGGCAAGTTGACAAGAGACGATATGGTTGTGGTTGATTTGGAAGGGAATGTGGTGGAAGGGTATCTAAAACCATCTTCAGATACTCCGACACACTTATTATTGTATAAGGAGTTTCCACAGATTGGAGGAGTTGTACACACACATTCACCGTGGGCAACGGTTTGGGCACAGGCAGGAAAAGGAATACCTGCATTAGGGACGACTCATGCCGATTACTTTTATGGGGAAATTCCGTGTACCCGCAAGATGACGGATGCAGAAATTCAAGGAGCTTATGAAGAGGAGACGGGAAAAGTGATCGTCGAAACTTTCCGTCTTCTAGACCCTATGCAAAAGCCAGGAGTATTGGTTTACGGTCACGGTCCATTTGCTTGGGGGAAAAATCCGTATGACGCTGTTCACAATGCGGTTGTTTTAGAAGAAGTGGCAAAGTTAGCGGCAAGAACCTATTATCTTAATCCTTCGGTCGAACCTATTGACCAGTCATTACTGGACCGCCATTATTTTAGAAAACATGGTGCTAATGCCTATTATGGACAATGA
- a CDS encoding ribulokinase has translation MTKKYVIGIDYGTESGRAVLVDLEGNEIADHITPYPHGVIDEVLPESNVKLDPDWALQHPGDYIEVLATAVPSVLKKSGVNPADLIGIGIDFTACTMLPVDASGEPLCFREDLKNHPHSWVKLWKHHAAQDEANLINEIAAKRGEAFLPRYGGKISSEWMIAKIWQILNEAPEIYEKTDLFLEATDWVVFKMTGNIVRNSCTAGYKSIWHKQEGYPSKEFFRALDPRLENLTETKLRGDIVPLGTKAGVLTEEMAAMMGLLPGTAVAVGNVDAHAAVPGVGVVEPGKLVMAMGTSICHMLLGTEEKYVEGMCGVVEDGIIPGYFGYEAGQSAVGDIFAWYVEHGVPAYVKEAAEKEGVSVHQWLEKRAAVYKPGETGLLALDWWNGNRSVLVDTDLTGLIIGYTLLTKPEEIYRALLEATAFGTRKIIDAFVENGVKVKELYACGGLPQKNKLLMQIYADVTNREIKVAASKQTPAVGAAMFAAVAAGKESGGYESIVEAAKKMGKVREETFKPIPENVKIYEQLYQEYTKLHDYFGRGENDVMKRLKWIKENTKSKESLNVY, from the coding sequence ATGACGAAGAAATATGTGATTGGAATCGACTATGGAACGGAATCCGGTCGTGCCGTACTTGTAGATTTGGAAGGAAACGAAATCGCTGATCATATCACTCCATATCCCCACGGAGTCATTGATGAAGTGCTTCCGGAATCCAATGTAAAATTGGATCCGGATTGGGCATTGCAGCATCCGGGTGATTATATCGAAGTGCTAGCAACTGCAGTTCCATCTGTATTGAAAAAATCGGGAGTTAATCCTGCTGATCTAATTGGAATTGGGATTGATTTCACTGCTTGTACAATGCTTCCGGTCGATGCTTCGGGTGAACCTCTTTGTTTTCGAGAAGATTTGAAAAATCATCCACACAGCTGGGTGAAGTTATGGAAACATCATGCAGCACAAGATGAGGCGAATTTAATTAATGAAATCGCCGCAAAAAGAGGCGAAGCGTTTTTGCCACGATATGGCGGCAAAATTTCGTCTGAATGGATGATTGCGAAAATTTGGCAAATTTTAAATGAGGCGCCGGAGATTTATGAGAAAACAGATCTTTTCCTTGAGGCTACTGATTGGGTCGTCTTTAAAATGACGGGTAATATTGTTCGCAACAGTTGTACTGCTGGCTATAAGTCGATTTGGCATAAGCAAGAAGGCTATCCAAGCAAAGAGTTCTTCCGGGCATTAGATCCCCGTTTGGAAAATTTAACAGAAACAAAATTGCGCGGTGACATTGTGCCTCTTGGTACCAAAGCAGGCGTACTTACGGAAGAAATGGCAGCGATGATGGGGCTACTGCCTGGAACAGCTGTCGCTGTAGGAAATGTAGATGCGCATGCGGCCGTGCCTGGAGTAGGAGTAGTAGAGCCAGGAAAATTAGTGATGGCAATGGGAACATCGATTTGCCACATGCTGTTAGGAACAGAAGAAAAGTATGTAGAGGGAATGTGTGGTGTCGTAGAAGACGGGATTATTCCAGGATATTTTGGGTATGAAGCAGGTCAATCAGCTGTTGGTGATATTTTTGCGTGGTATGTTGAACATGGAGTTCCGGCCTACGTGAAAGAAGCAGCTGAGAAAGAAGGAGTAAGCGTTCATCAATGGTTGGAAAAAAGAGCTGCTGTGTATAAACCAGGAGAAACAGGATTGCTTGCACTGGATTGGTGGAACGGCAACCGTTCAGTGTTAGTTGATACAGATTTAACAGGATTAATCATTGGGTACACGTTACTAACGAAACCAGAGGAAATTTACCGAGCATTACTCGAAGCTACTGCATTTGGAACTCGGAAAATTATTGATGCTTTTGTTGAAAACGGTGTCAAAGTTAAGGAGTTATATGCTTGTGGTGGACTTCCACAAAAAAATAAATTATTGATGCAAATTTATGCAGATGTGACGAATCGTGAAATTAAAGTAGCAGCTTCCAAGCAAACTCCTGCAGTTGGTGCAGCGATGTTCGCCGCTGTGGCAGCTGGAAAAGAGAGTGGAGGATATGAATCGATTGTGGAAGCCGCAAAAAAAATGGGGAAAGTCCGTGAAGAAACATTTAAGCCGATACCAGAAAACGTGAAGATTTATGAACAATTATATCAAGAATACACAAAATTACATGATTATTTTGGGCGTGGAGAAAATGATGTTATGAAGCGACTCAAATGGATTAAAGAGAATACCAAATCGAAAGAATCATTAAACGTCTATTAA